DNA from Scheffersomyces stipitis CBS 6054 chromosome 1, whole genome shotgun sequence:
TAGCACTCCTAATCTAAACTAACATTGGCTCATAAGCAAAACACAAGTGCTGTTATCTTCTGGTGAAGATAAAACGATTCCTAAACTCTTCCCTCTCCTTCTCCTGTTAGACTTCCCCACATACAAGTTAAACTTTCTTCCTTGCACATCTGAGTTTCGACTACACGTAAATGCATTTACGCTTAGAATTGCTGTGGTTCGATCCCTTTTGTTTCAATTGTGGGCAAAAAATATATTAATTTACCCATTTCCTCTCGTCTCTCGCCCAATAGTATTCTCCTGGTAGGTTTGCGCTCCTTTTATCATGGCTGCTGTCACAAAGGTTTGACAGGAATGAAGACAAGTGGAAAACGGCCcaaaaaatatttgaatttctttttctttttccgAGAAAATAAAAAACTTTGTAGTTTATCCTCTTCCTCTCCACATTTACTTATAGTACTTCGGTTTGGTATTGTTTCAACCATTTTCTTCCCTGTTCCCATTTCGGGCCAATAACTCACGAACCACCAGCCCGTGTCACATATATACCACGAAAGCCTGAAAATTTTCGTGTTCTAATTTAACCatatcttctttggttcttttcAAGAGGTTCTTTTCCGGTGGTTCATTTTCCACTGTAGTTTTACTTAATCCTATCTAGGCCCTCTAATAAGCAGCATCCATTCACCTTAATCCCAAGATGAGCCAGTGGATCGACAGCTTGAAGGTTCTCCTGAATAAATACGACATCTGcgttcttggagaagaaaactgCGGCAAGTCGTCGCTCATTTTGCATTACCTTCACAACAAGTTCATCGAAGGACTTGACTCTTCTATCGAAGACCTCTACACCAAGCCCGTAAGCTTGGGAGGCATTTATCATGAGATAACTATCTTGGATACAACATCTCTTCTGGACAGTTACTCAACATCTCGTCGAACCCAGATTTTGAACACATCTACTATCCTTTTCATCTATGCCATCAACAACCACGAATCGTTCACAGCCATCGAAGACACCATAGAAAGAATTCAGCATATACGACCCCAACTCCCTCCGATGGTTATTGTAGCTACGAAATGTGATTTGGAGGGTCAACGTCAAGTTTCGTATGAAGAAGGTCAGGAATTTGCTGAAAGAGCTGGTGCCATAGCCTTTGTCGAATGCTCTTCCTTGTTGGGAATAGGTATTTCGGAAGCTTTCCAGCCTCTCGTCAAGTATGTAGTAGATCGTAAGATAGAGGAGCAGAAACAAGACGAcaagagccagagccagcAAGTAGCTGATGCTTcagaaatcgaagaaacTCCTGAAGTTGTCGGACAAGGAAAGAGCAGTGGGAATGACATCttggaacaagaaaaactGAATGTGAATCCGACAAAATCTGATGGCTCCAATAATACTGTGGGAGCGGACAAGACTCTTACTAATAAGAGCGAGGGCTCAGATGTCAAGGTGAGAAAGATTAACCGTGATATTCCTTCTCAGgccaagaaagaagaaattgcaaaGAGTGGCTGTTGCACCATAATCTGAATATCAATTGTGAAAACTAATAGCTTTATTAGATGATACTAGTTGAGTCtcaattgaacttcaactctaATTGTCTAAATTTCATCAACTGAACTTCATTAGCTGAACTTCAAACGAAGCATCATTTCTACATATCCATCATTTGTAATATAGAATTTAATAGACATGAAATGCATTTAAAGCACAAACACGTACAACACTAATCCAAACATTATATAGGACGCTATCAGATTATACAACCTCAACACTATATAGAAGCATTATCCGAGACATGCGAAAACCCTCTGAACTGCTCTTGCATCTCGCTAGTTAACACTGTCTCCACCGGAGTAAGACGAGGAGTCTCAGAAGTGAACTCCTGGTCGAAATTAGAGTAGTCGTGTTCGGAGTTGATCTCAGGTAAATATGGAGCGGGAATTCTACAATGGAACACATCGTCGAAGTTCACATCCTGGAAATAGGGATGGTCCATGATTTCCTCAGCATCCCTTTCACTGCTACCCAATCTTGTATTTGGATCCTTGGTAAGCAAGGCTTGCAAAACTAGCACAGTTTGACGTGGCATGCTGATTGGATACTTTACGTCATCATGTTCAATTGCGTTGaagatttcatcttcatcatcaccTTTGAATGGAGATTGACACAAAAGCATTTGGAATAACAACACTCCAAATGCCCACCAATCTACACTTCTATCGTATGGTTTT
Protein-coding regions in this window:
- a CDS encoding GTP-binding protein of the ras family, whose protein sequence is MSQWIDSLKVLSNKYDICVLGEENCGKSSLILHYLHNKFIEGLDSSIEDLYTKPVSLGGIYHEITILDTTSLSDSYSTSRRTQILNTSTILFIYAINNHESFTAIEDTIERIQHIRPQLPPMVIVATKCDLEGQRQVSYEEGQEFAERAGAIAFVECSSLLGIGISEAFQPLVKYVVDRKIEEQKQDDKSQSQQVADASEIEETPEVVGQGKSSGNDILEQEKSNVNPTKSDGSNNTVGADKTLTNKSEGSDVKVRKINRDIPSQAKKEEIAKSGCCTII